In one window of Nitrospira sp. DNA:
- a CDS encoding radical SAM protein, translating to MGKSLPVLNFPFLGDKLESLQQQISKFISPTSPSAAPNDGRTVDDFKPYLVALNLTKRCNLKCDHCYLDATTKAGGGSDELSTEECFRLIDQIAEVNKGCLLVITGGEPLVRPDILDIARHAVGLGFIVVFGTNGMLINDRMAKTLVEIGVMGVGISIDSLDPDKHDKFRGVPGAFVSALAGIEACKRNGLQFQVHFSAQPMNYQELPAVVEWAHTLGARVLNVFFMVCTGRGEELTDITPQQYEEVLGYLVDCQDQYKDMLVRARCAPHFKRLAYEKDPNSPLTKATGYMGGGCLAGTNYARVTPNGELTPCPYMPLSAGNVRETSFVDLWERSDVFNSFRYPQLKGKCGDCEYTDICGGCRARPYVDHGDWLDEDQWCLYTPKGGDKIKVAFNTPEETDIAWDEASALRLSRIPYFLRAMVKKGVERHARETGIAMITVELMEELRKKRFGNDAPVFNFDMRGKD from the coding sequence ATGGGAAAGTCACTGCCGGTTCTCAATTTCCCGTTCCTTGGAGATAAGCTGGAGTCTCTCCAGCAGCAAATCTCGAAGTTCATCTCCCCGACCTCTCCTTCGGCTGCGCCGAACGACGGTCGCACGGTCGATGACTTCAAACCGTATCTCGTCGCGCTGAACCTCACCAAGCGCTGCAACCTCAAGTGTGATCACTGTTATCTCGATGCTACGACCAAAGCCGGCGGCGGGTCGGATGAGCTCAGTACGGAAGAATGCTTCCGGCTCATCGATCAAATTGCCGAGGTGAACAAGGGATGCCTCCTCGTGATCACCGGTGGAGAGCCGCTGGTACGTCCCGACATCCTGGACATCGCCCGCCATGCCGTTGGACTCGGCTTCATCGTCGTGTTCGGTACCAATGGCATGTTGATCAACGATCGCATGGCTAAAACGCTGGTCGAGATCGGCGTCATGGGCGTCGGCATCAGCATCGACTCGCTTGATCCGGACAAGCACGACAAGTTCCGCGGCGTTCCCGGTGCCTTTGTCAGCGCATTGGCCGGCATCGAGGCTTGCAAACGCAACGGTCTGCAATTCCAGGTTCACTTCAGCGCGCAGCCCATGAACTATCAGGAATTGCCTGCAGTCGTGGAATGGGCCCATACCCTTGGCGCACGGGTCCTGAACGTGTTCTTCATGGTCTGCACCGGACGCGGCGAAGAACTGACGGACATCACACCCCAACAATACGAAGAAGTGCTGGGCTATCTCGTGGATTGCCAGGACCAGTACAAAGACATGCTGGTACGCGCCCGTTGCGCTCCGCATTTCAAGCGACTGGCCTACGAAAAAGATCCCAATTCCCCTCTGACCAAAGCCACCGGATATATGGGCGGAGGCTGCCTGGCAGGGACGAATTACGCACGAGTCACTCCGAACGGGGAACTGACCCCCTGTCCCTACATGCCGCTATCGGCCGGGAATGTTCGCGAGACGAGTTTTGTCGACTTGTGGGAACGCTCGGACGTGTTCAACTCCTTCCGCTACCCTCAACTCAAGGGCAAGTGCGGCGATTGCGAGTACACGGACATCTGCGGCGGCTGTCGGGCTCGACCCTACGTCGATCACGGCGACTGGCTCGACGAAGACCAATGGTGTCTGTACACCCCCAAGGGTGGAGACAAGATCAAAGTCGCCTTCAACACTCCGGAAGAGACCGATATCGCATGGGACGAGGCCTCGGCGCTTCGACTCAGCCGAATCCCCTATTTCCTGCGAGCCATGGTCAAGAAGGGCGTGGAGCGCCATGCCCGGGAAACCGGAATCGCGATGATCACCGTTGAGTTGATGGAAGAGCTGCGGAAAAAGCGCTTTGGAAACGATGCGCCGGTCTTCAATTTCGATATGCGAGGGAAGGACTAG
- a CDS encoding response regulator: MTDLLSKEHSILERPFMEFRPFGLNDQGEKICDISGVIVQSNVDYMCDYLSRTAGSDAASQALDELCRLLNARLPDRTYHVTPDSLRNIWNSYSYEFVCYLREFCEHLSGDPQFHVNVGTDRKVPPLIQILCRPFSTPQLYKMWPYFGSKYVRGVLEFEVGRVTRRSAVLRMTFTDRALVQFGPYRKRCVDVICLSCKSSIARVQTQMHGTPAATVRDLSCTANGDPYCEWEFTWTPQVRSSVPLAMWMLVAGGTFTYLHLRQPDVPTVEALGLAAIPASLLWWMITNHMRQAAKPLQRLIKDQEQVVDARHEELREAYLEQQSTAVTLRRKINDLTTLHRAGLLFSSTFDREELLTNVLETIVRELHYDRAMITQFDRTRNVSHDFRVRGMPQEVADFLRTQEVPVTDPNSVEGTVFLRGEPVLTNNIHEIWDRLHPFDQKLIAMVNVKSFITVPLKTQDAVIGSLSVDRTHNQALTQDDLDVLVTLASQVAIALDNAQAYREIESLNAGLEARVRERTAELEAANAQLKQMDRLKSKFLAHVSHELRTPLTSIVGFADNMLEGLVGSLNMKQEQYLTRIKANGTRLARMITDLLDLSRVEAGKLVLSFEQVCLPALASDVIEQLLPLAVTKHLTIELQSPDPELLVWADQDRLSQILTNLLDNAIKYTPDGGQVSVELSVDTHDMARIVIRDNGQGIPPDALPKLFDPFFRVQQEERSQTKGLGLGLAIVKDLVDLHGGSITVRSEVDQGTAFTFTLPLHSREPSTAGRLPVVRRTVLVVDDDPDICDLLRDRLEAEQVHVCTAADGRAALRMLAETTVDGVLLDIALPELDGFEVLRQLRPTHPTLPVVMMTAVEALDRAMAAVESGAQDYLLKPFDGARLRQIVDRWFITGSGQSESSIGR, from the coding sequence ATGACCGACCTTCTCTCCAAAGAACACTCCATTCTCGAACGACCGTTCATGGAGTTTCGCCCCTTCGGCCTCAACGACCAAGGCGAAAAGATCTGCGACATCAGCGGGGTCATCGTTCAGTCCAATGTGGACTACATGTGCGATTATCTCAGTCGCACCGCCGGCTCAGACGCCGCCAGTCAGGCGCTGGATGAACTGTGCCGATTGCTCAACGCCCGCCTTCCGGACCGCACCTACCACGTCACTCCCGACTCGCTTCGCAATATCTGGAATAGTTACTCCTACGAATTCGTCTGCTACCTCAGAGAGTTCTGCGAACATTTGTCCGGGGATCCCCAATTTCATGTCAACGTGGGAACGGACAGAAAAGTTCCTCCCCTGATCCAAATCCTCTGTCGCCCGTTTTCGACCCCACAACTCTACAAAATGTGGCCTTATTTCGGCAGCAAGTACGTCCGGGGTGTGTTGGAATTTGAGGTCGGCCGGGTGACCAGACGTTCGGCCGTCCTCCGCATGACTTTCACCGATCGGGCCCTTGTGCAATTCGGTCCCTATCGCAAGCGGTGCGTGGATGTGATCTGCCTCTCCTGCAAGAGCAGCATCGCACGGGTACAGACACAAATGCACGGCACACCCGCTGCCACGGTCAGAGACCTCTCCTGCACCGCCAACGGCGATCCCTATTGCGAATGGGAATTCACATGGACACCCCAAGTCCGTAGTTCCGTGCCGCTCGCCATGTGGATGCTCGTCGCGGGAGGCACCTTCACCTATCTCCATCTTCGCCAGCCTGACGTGCCGACGGTGGAAGCGCTGGGGCTCGCGGCTATTCCAGCGTCGCTGTTGTGGTGGATGATCACCAATCACATGCGACAAGCCGCCAAACCGCTGCAACGGTTGATCAAGGATCAGGAGCAGGTCGTCGATGCACGGCATGAGGAATTGCGCGAGGCCTACCTCGAGCAACAGAGTACCGCGGTCACCTTGCGCCGAAAAATCAACGACCTGACGACCCTTCACCGCGCAGGACTGTTGTTCAGTTCGACCTTCGATCGGGAAGAGCTACTGACCAATGTGTTAGAGACGATCGTCCGTGAATTGCACTACGATCGCGCCATGATCACGCAGTTTGATCGCACGAGGAACGTGTCGCACGACTTTCGCGTGCGCGGCATGCCGCAGGAGGTCGCGGATTTTCTGCGGACGCAGGAAGTGCCCGTGACCGATCCCAACAGTGTCGAAGGGACCGTGTTCCTGCGTGGCGAACCCGTGCTGACGAACAACATTCACGAAATCTGGGACCGGCTGCACCCGTTCGATCAAAAATTGATCGCGATGGTCAATGTGAAATCGTTCATTACCGTTCCCCTCAAAACTCAAGATGCCGTCATCGGCTCTCTCTCGGTGGACCGCACACACAATCAAGCCCTGACCCAGGACGATCTCGATGTCCTGGTCACCCTCGCCAGTCAGGTCGCCATCGCGCTGGACAATGCCCAGGCCTATCGGGAAATCGAATCGTTGAATGCCGGCCTGGAGGCCCGCGTGCGCGAGCGGACGGCAGAGCTGGAAGCCGCCAACGCGCAACTCAAACAGATGGATCGGCTCAAATCGAAATTTCTTGCCCACGTGTCCCACGAGCTTCGAACGCCCCTCACCAGCATCGTCGGCTTTGCCGACAATATGCTCGAGGGACTCGTCGGCTCACTCAACATGAAGCAGGAACAGTACCTCACCCGCATCAAAGCCAACGGCACCAGACTCGCCCGCATGATCACCGACCTGCTGGATCTCTCGCGTGTCGAGGCCGGCAAACTCGTGCTCTCCTTCGAACAAGTGTGCCTTCCGGCACTCGCGAGCGATGTCATCGAACAACTCCTCCCCCTGGCCGTCACCAAGCACCTCACGATCGAACTTCAGAGTCCGGATCCCGAACTGCTGGTGTGGGCGGATCAGGATCGGCTCAGCCAGATTTTGACGAATTTATTGGATAATGCTATCAAGTACACTCCTGACGGAGGACAGGTCTCCGTAGAGCTTTCGGTCGATACGCACGACATGGCTCGTATCGTCATCCGTGATAACGGCCAGGGTATCCCTCCGGATGCACTGCCCAAACTCTTTGATCCGTTCTTCCGCGTGCAGCAAGAAGAGCGGAGCCAGACCAAGGGATTGGGACTCGGGCTGGCGATCGTCAAAGATCTGGTCGATCTGCACGGCGGCAGCATCACGGTTCGTAGCGAGGTGGATCAGGGAACGGCGTTTACCTTCACCCTTCCCCTGCATTCGCGCGAACCGTCAACCGCCGGCCGGCTGCCGGTCGTTCGCCGCACGGTGTTGGTCGTCGACGACGATCCTGACATTTGCGACCTGCTGCGGGATCGGCTGGAAGCGGAACAGGTTCATGTCTGCACCGCGGCGGACGGTCGCGCGGCATTACGCATGCTGGCAGAGACGACGGTCGATGGAGTGTTGCTTGATATCGCCCTTCCGGAATTGGACGGGTTTGAAGTCCTTCGACAGTTGCGTCCCACCCACCCCACGTTGCCGGTGGTCATGATGACGGCCGTGGAGGCGCTGGATCGCGCCATGGCGGCAGTGGAATCCGGCGCTCAAGATTACCTCCTGAAGCCTTTCGATGGAGCCAGGCTGCGGCAAATCGTGGATCGTTGGTTCATCACCGGCTCCGGTCAATCCGAGTCTTCGATAGGACGGTAA